The Flavobacteriales bacterium genome has a window encoding:
- a CDS encoding TetR family transcriptional regulator gives MSTTKERIITTAVELFNAKGFVSVTMRDLANELDMSLGNLTYHFKKKEELMEAIHDRIIEERNVMLDSVQMIPSIENIHRQMVPLLQLYERYRFLQQDILEVSRAYPHLAEIMRGQFKNQIRYIKAIIDYSVGSGNMKPEARLGQYQQLAETVWMIITFWLAQRELRDQKGNLYNQARSAIWNLTIPLLTEKGLANFNKIDFTEEVQNAE, from the coding sequence TAAGTGTGACAATGCGCGACCTTGCGAATGAGTTGGACATGAGCCTTGGAAACCTTACTTATCACTTCAAAAAGAAGGAAGAGTTGATGGAGGCCATCCATGACCGCATTATTGAAGAGCGGAATGTGATGCTTGATTCGGTGCAGATGATTCCGTCCATTGAGAACATTCACCGACAGATGGTTCCGTTGTTGCAATTGTATGAGCGATATCGCTTTCTACAACAAGACATCTTGGAGGTGAGCAGAGCCTATCCACATTTGGCTGAAATAATGCGCGGACAATTCAAAAACCAGATCAGATACATCAAAGCCATTATCGATTACTCGGTTGGTTCAGGGAATATGAAGCCCGAAGCACGCCTCGGACAATACCAGCAATTGGCAGAAACAGTTTGGATGATCATCACATTCTGGCTGGCGCAGCGCGAGTTACGTGATCAGAAGGGAAATCTTTACAATCAAGCCCGTAGCGCCATTTGGAACTTGACCATTCCGCTACTAACGGAAAAAGGTCTCGCCAATTTCAATAAGATCGATTTCACTGAAGAAGTCCAAAATGCCGAGTAA
- a CDS encoding acyl-CoA carboxylase subunit beta — protein MKLTSKVNTKTQQYASNREGMLKLLEKLEKHYEESRFQGQEKHIERARSKGKLLARERIELLLDQDSPFLELLPLAGLGGKGFGTGGTTVGGIGIVSGRLCLVVSNVGTNKGGSIDFPTLQKAMRLNEIAEENELPSINLVESSGANLPDQAKIFNLGGTNFRDITRRSKKGIPSISVVFGNATAGGAYIPGMSDYSIFVKEQAKVFLAGPPLVKMATNEVVDDETLGGAEMHTKISGVSDYLAEDELDGIRIARELVATLRPPKTHFQPEGLAEDPTYSEEELLGIVPPDVKIPFDIREVIARTVDGSEFTEFKPDHGETLVCGWAKIHGYPVGILGNNGVLFSESANKGTHFIQLCNKNDVPLLFFQNITGFMVGKDYEQGGIIKHGAKLINAVSNSEVPAITIMMGASYGAGNYAMMGRAYQPHFLFSYPNSRIAVMGPEQLAGVMEIIQRQAAKKAGNEFDENQAKMMRDYMIQQAVKQSDAWFSTGQIWDDGVIDPRQTRNYLGMCLAVVNNAPIKGTDSYGIFRM, from the coding sequence ATGAAACTCACATCCAAGGTCAATACGAAAACGCAGCAGTACGCCTCAAACCGAGAAGGCATGCTCAAGCTGCTCGAAAAACTTGAAAAGCATTACGAAGAAAGCCGATTCCAAGGACAGGAGAAGCACATTGAACGTGCACGTTCGAAAGGGAAATTGCTGGCGCGAGAACGCATCGAACTACTCCTTGATCAAGACAGTCCATTTTTAGAACTTCTGCCTTTGGCGGGTTTGGGCGGGAAAGGCTTCGGAACGGGCGGTACTACCGTTGGCGGCATCGGTATCGTTTCAGGTCGGTTGTGTTTGGTGGTTTCCAACGTGGGAACGAACAAAGGTGGCTCCATCGATTTCCCAACGCTTCAGAAAGCCATGCGGCTGAATGAAATTGCGGAGGAAAATGAACTTCCAAGCATCAATTTGGTGGAAAGTTCAGGCGCTAATCTTCCCGATCAGGCTAAGATCTTCAACCTCGGAGGAACGAACTTTCGCGACATCACCAGACGCTCCAAAAAAGGTATTCCATCCATTTCGGTGGTATTCGGAAATGCCACAGCTGGTGGTGCTTACATTCCTGGAATGTCCGACTATTCCATTTTTGTGAAGGAGCAAGCGAAAGTTTTCCTCGCAGGGCCGCCACTGGTGAAAATGGCTACGAATGAAGTGGTGGATGATGAAACCCTCGGTGGTGCAGAAATGCACACGAAAATCTCGGGAGTTTCCGATTATCTGGCTGAAGATGAACTGGACGGCATTCGTATTGCACGCGAATTGGTCGCAACGCTGCGTCCACCGAAAACACATTTTCAACCCGAAGGATTGGCCGAAGATCCAACCTATTCCGAAGAAGAATTGCTCGGAATTGTTCCGCCAGATGTCAAAATCCCATTTGATATCCGTGAGGTGATTGCGCGTACGGTTGATGGCTCCGAATTCACCGAATTCAAACCCGACCATGGCGAAACGCTCGTCTGTGGCTGGGCTAAAATTCACGGTTATCCGGTGGGAATTCTCGGCAACAATGGGGTGCTGTTTTCCGAAAGCGCCAACAAGGGAACGCACTTCATTCAGCTGTGCAACAAGAACGATGTGCCGCTGCTGTTCTTCCAGAATATCACGGGTTTCATGGTCGGAAAGGACTACGAGCAGGGCGGCATCATCAAGCACGGAGCGAAGCTGATCAATGCGGTTTCCAACTCAGAAGTTCCCGCCATTACCATTATGATGGGCGCGAGTTATGGTGCAGGTAACTACGCGATGATGGGTCGCGCGTATCAACCACACTTCTTGTTCTCCTATCCGAATTCACGGATTGCGGTTATGGGTCCTGAACAGCTAGCTGGAGTGATGGAAATCATCCAACGACAGGCGGCAAAAAAAGCGGGCAACGAATTCGATGAGAACCAAGCGAAAATGATGCGCGATTACATGATCCAGCAGGCCGTGAAACAATCGGATGCGTGGTTCTCAACGGGTCAGATATGGGACGATGGTGTCATCGACCCGCGACAGACAAGAAACTATTTGGGAATGTGCCTCGCGGTGGTCAATAACGCACCGATCAAAGGCACTGACAGTTATGGAATTTTCAGAATGTAA